GATCGAGTGATGATTGTCAGAATACCAGTATTCCACTGACGCAGGCGGAACGGTTATGGAACACTACCGGATTTTACCAGGATCGACCCACTGTCTTGTTCATCACCGGCTGGACAACAAGCATTAATAATTCCAATAGTGGCCCCGTGGCAAAAGCTTATCTTTGTCGCAATGATACCAATGTTTTGGTAAGTCGGTATTTAATCTATTCATCTACAGGTATGAAAAGATTcattgaatataaaaacatGCGGATAACACTTGTATATCACTTTCAAGTCATTACAAATACACCTCTACTTAGATTCTAGATGCTGCGAACTTCATAGACACCCTGTATACATGGTCTGCCCTAAACACAGAGGTCATTGGAGATTATCTGGCCAAGGCGCTCCTCCGGCTGAATACGAGCTATGTGACCAAACAGTTCCATTTGGTGGGTCACAGCTTGGGCGCCCAGATAGCCGGCTCAGCGGGCAGAAACTATCGACGATTGTCTGGGGGACAAATCCTGAAGAGAATCACCGGACTGGATCCGGCTAACCCATGTTTTTACGATGGCAATGAGCTGGAGGGTCTGCGGAGTGGCGATGCCCGATTTGTGGACATTATCCACACGAATCCCGGCATGTTTGGCACATCGAAGCGTGCCGGCGATGCTGACTTCTTTGTCCAGGGACGGATTCCCTTCAAGCCGGGATGCGAGAGCCTTGACCCCATTAGCTGTTCGCATCAGAGAGCCGTGGATTACTGGACGGAAACGGTGTATCCGTCGAATGGGAATGACTTCCTGGCCAAGCGATGTAAGCGCTATTCGGAACTCCTCCTTGGAAACTATTGCAAGAACACGAATACCGTGATGGGCTATGCCGCCAAGGCCACGGGTCTGGGCCTGTTCTACGTGGGCGCCAATCGAGAGGAGCCCTATGGCCAAAATGCCAATCTGGAGAGCTACACCAACTCTGCAACAAAATGTGGAGCTTGTGCATGAATATACGTACATGTATTTTAATAGtagtattattaaaaagaaacGCAATTAAAAAACTGTAACCCACAGCAAAGTCTTATGCTATACTTTAAAGATAAATCCTTTTTACATAGATAGGCTATGTCAACAAAGTAATCTAATATTATTACTAAACGATGATAGCTCACAATTTAAATACAGATCGACTGTATGACTGATCTGTTAATTGTTAGGCATAAACACATTGATAAACAGATACCTAAGGGATTTTACCTGATAATTTCAAGGACAAATCCCAGTTGAGCTCCCGCCTTCCCTCTTCCAAAGAATTAAGAGCTCCGTGATTTGTGTGAGAAATCGCCGAAGGCTGATGTCAACGCCAAGTTAATTCTTTTGT
This Drosophila simulans strain w501 chromosome X, Prin_Dsim_3.1, whole genome shotgun sequence DNA region includes the following protein-coding sequences:
- the LOC6726251 gene encoding phospholipase A1, whose translation is MSSSIPVVLVVVLIGISASIKADSLMMTSSLTPEISKSDTLKPNVPQNAESSEDTDAFETNVSNEHDPGDALKDSSSPDADVLRNKTTENKAENTMTGLNDSENLNLARPASSYQEALLNRLQDQLNQFVVGLPLDLGFSTLNYICSTIVDLGVVRSKLIPDMSRMSFLLRSSDDCQNTSIPLTQAERLWNTTGFYQDRPTVLFITGWTTSINNSNSGPVAKAYLCRNDTNVLILDAANFIDTLYTWSALNTEVIGDYLAKALLRLNTSYVTKQFHLVGHSLGAQIAGSAGRNYRRLSGGQILKRITGLDPANPCFYDGNELEGLRSGDARFVDIIHTNPGMFGTSKRAGDADFFVQGRIPFKPGCESLDPISCSHQRAVDYWTETVYPSNGNDFLAKRCKRYSELLLGNYCKNTNTVMGYAAKATGLGLFYVGANREEPYGQNANLESYTNSATKCGACA